The following proteins are co-located in the Dyadobacter chenwenxiniae genome:
- a CDS encoding GNAT family N-acetyltransferase, which yields MELPEKESQLVISSQIRMLNDNDKIPYNLLLDADPSKKLVDSYLSSGETYLTVIENETIGVCVLVTVNSETIEIKNLAVAENMRGQGIGTKMIKNSFQIAKQKGYKTILIATSTPNIGPLYLYQKMGFEYDYLVKHYFDSNINNYNEPLFDHGIKCNHLIVLSKRL from the coding sequence ATGGAATTACCAGAAAAAGAAAGCCAGTTAGTAATTAGTTCCCAGATTAGGATGTTAAACGATAACGACAAAATTCCTTACAATTTACTGTTAGATGCTGATCCTTCGAAAAAACTAGTTGATAGTTATCTATCAAGCGGAGAAACCTATCTTACAGTGATTGAAAATGAAACAATTGGAGTTTGTGTACTTGTCACTGTGAATTCCGAAACTATTGAGATAAAAAATCTTGCCGTTGCTGAGAATATGCGAGGTCAGGGAATTGGAACAAAAATGATAAAAAATTCCTTTCAAATTGCTAAACAGAAAGGATATAAAACCATTCTTATTGCTACTTCTACCCCTAATATAGGGCCACTATATCTTTATCAGAAAATGGGATTTGAATATGATTACCTCGTCAAGCATTATTTTGACAGTAACATTAACAACTATAATGAACCACTATTTGATCATGGAATTAAATGTAATCATCTAATAGTACTCTCAAAAAGGTTATAA
- a CDS encoding DUF4242 domain-containing protein codes for MKKFVIERDIPGLGNLSGEELQAISQLSCATVSELGVPYHWIQSFVTNDKLYCVHIAESEEVIREHARLGNFPINSIAEVKTIIDPTTGANT; via the coding sequence ATGAAAAAATTTGTTATCGAACGAGATATTCCTGGTTTGGGAAATCTTTCTGGAGAAGAATTGCAGGCTATCTCGCAATTATCGTGCGCCACAGTCAGCGAACTCGGTGTGCCTTATCATTGGATACAATCATTTGTGACAAATGATAAACTTTACTGTGTCCACATTGCTGAGTCAGAGGAGGTGATACGAGAGCACGCCCGGCTTGGAAATTTCCCAATTAATTCCATTGCGGAAGTTAAAACCATCATTGATCCCACTACCGGCGCAAATACCTAG
- a CDS encoding HAMP domain-containing sensor histidine kinase, giving the protein MSVKTIRGNLLFWKISGVFASLLLVLALVFVLIGSRFSKSYYMAAHQQLYGDIAGHLASFTQPIKNGKPDTTVTHDIIHATMVANPSVEVYLLDTLGKITDYVVPQATVQMNKVDMAKVREWLAADSSKRPLGDNPKNPDEASIFSVAPVFENGKVAGYVYAVLASEKQKEILGSLNDDLYFRLAVYIFFAALLGAFVVGVVTFFLITDSICSIAGVVKTFKDGDYSARIRGYAKGNLGVLTSTFNDMADVIVDNIEKITAADRFRQELIANVSHDLRTPLSIMQGYVETLMIKGDSLSHAETDRYLSIVHEGTKRLSGLVDQLFQYSKLEANVVTPQKELFPIGELVSDIVSAYQLKATERSIRLTLEAPIVLPTVFADIALTERVFQNLLDNAFKFTPDGGQISVGLLELGNGVRVRVTDTGVGIAKEYQEQIFERYKQADLHIASSNGIGLGLAIVRKILELHHSSIEVLSEPGKGAVFEFVLQNGFHSVVIPNSSK; this is encoded by the coding sequence ATGTCTGTAAAAACCATCCGTGGAAACCTTTTATTCTGGAAGATCAGCGGCGTATTTGCGAGCCTTTTACTAGTGCTTGCCCTGGTGTTCGTCTTAATTGGATCGCGGTTTTCCAAATCGTATTACATGGCCGCTCATCAGCAGCTTTATGGTGACATTGCGGGGCACCTTGCCTCTTTTACCCAACCTATCAAAAACGGAAAGCCTGATACGACGGTTACGCACGATATCATACATGCAACGATGGTGGCCAATCCGAGTGTGGAAGTATACCTGCTCGATACACTCGGCAAGATCACCGATTATGTAGTACCCCAAGCTACCGTTCAAATGAACAAAGTCGACATGGCCAAGGTCAGGGAATGGCTGGCGGCCGATTCAAGCAAGCGGCCGCTGGGAGATAATCCTAAAAATCCCGACGAAGCAAGCATTTTCTCTGTCGCACCTGTTTTTGAAAATGGGAAGGTGGCGGGGTATGTATATGCGGTACTCGCAAGCGAAAAGCAAAAGGAGATTCTCGGCTCGCTCAATGATGACCTTTATTTCCGGCTAGCTGTTTACATATTTTTTGCGGCCCTGCTAGGGGCGTTTGTGGTGGGGGTAGTGACTTTTTTTCTGATCACTGATAGCATCTGCAGCATTGCGGGCGTAGTGAAAACCTTCAAGGATGGAGACTACTCAGCTAGGATACGTGGCTACGCAAAGGGTAATCTGGGTGTACTCACTTCTACCTTCAATGATATGGCCGATGTCATTGTCGATAACATCGAAAAGATCACTGCGGCCGATCGGTTCCGTCAGGAGCTGATCGCGAATGTGTCGCATGACTTGCGGACGCCGCTTTCGATTATGCAGGGTTATGTGGAAACGCTGATGATCAAAGGTGATTCCCTGTCCCACGCGGAAACCGACCGGTATCTATCCATTGTCCACGAGGGCACTAAAAGGCTTTCCGGGTTGGTGGATCAATTGTTCCAATACTCGAAACTGGAAGCCAATGTCGTTACACCGCAAAAAGAGCTGTTTCCGATAGGCGAGCTGGTCTCTGACATTGTCAGTGCCTACCAGCTGAAAGCCACGGAACGCAGTATCCGCCTGACACTCGAAGCACCCATCGTTCTGCCGACGGTATTCGCGGATATCGCACTGACAGAGCGGGTTTTCCAAAACCTGCTTGACAATGCTTTCAAATTTACTCCGGATGGCGGGCAAATATCAGTAGGCCTCCTCGAACTCGGCAACGGCGTTAGGGTAAGAGTTACGGACACCGGCGTGGGGATAGCCAAGGAATATCAGGAGCAGATCTTCGAACGCTACAAACAGGCCGACCTGCATATCGCATCCTCGAATGGGATAGGACTGGGGTTGGCTATCGTCCGAAAGATCCTTGAATTACATCATTCTTCCATTGAGGTTTTAAGTGAACCGGGAAAGGGAGCCGTATTTGAATTTGTCTTGCAAAATGGATTCCATTCTGTTGTAATCCCTAATAGTAGTAAGTAG
- a CDS encoding response regulator transcription factor, translating to MDTRNVLIIEDDSNITELLTIHLSDLGCKVVAEKNGQNGLERALDSAFELIILDVMLPGMNGMEVCRKVRQNDRQTPIMMLTARSEEIDKVMGLETGADDYLTKPFSIREFIARVRVIFRRSEEKARYSTPRPPQISIAGLEIDIEKRKVMLLGERIELSPREFELIVLLASNPGRSYSRKQLLSLVWGYDFEGYEHTVNTHINRLRGKIEVDVSNPSFVLTTWGIGYRFNEDL from the coding sequence ATGGATACAAGAAATGTTTTGATCATTGAGGACGACAGCAATATCACAGAGCTGCTGACCATCCATCTATCTGATCTGGGATGTAAGGTGGTTGCTGAAAAAAATGGGCAGAATGGTCTTGAGAGGGCATTGGATTCGGCATTCGAGCTGATTATCCTGGATGTAATGCTGCCAGGCATGAATGGGATGGAAGTGTGCAGAAAGGTAAGGCAGAACGACCGACAAACGCCAATAATGATGCTTACTGCGCGGTCAGAAGAAATTGATAAGGTTATGGGCCTTGAAACAGGCGCCGACGATTACCTTACCAAACCCTTCAGCATCAGGGAATTTATTGCACGTGTACGCGTCATTTTTCGCCGGAGCGAAGAAAAGGCCAGGTATAGCACGCCGCGGCCACCGCAGATCAGCATTGCCGGTCTTGAAATCGATATTGAGAAACGTAAAGTTATGCTACTCGGGGAGCGCATCGAGCTTTCGCCGCGTGAATTTGAGCTGATCGTCCTGCTGGCTTCCAATCCTGGCAGGAGTTATAGCCGCAAACAGCTGCTGAGTCTGGTTTGGGGTTACGATTTCGAAGGCTATGAGCATACGGTTAACACACATATTAACCGGCTCAGAGGAAAAATTGAAGTGGATGTTTCCAATCCGTCATTTGTATTAACCACCTGGGGCATTGGCTACCGATTTAATGAAGACCTGTAA
- a CDS encoding spondin domain-containing protein — protein sequence MIKPLLGLSLTALIFSSCTKDHDPQPQPRTISIENVLDSRPLVQSGTFKGAGAPPVILPGQSISFSFSASKNQRLTFATMYGWSNDLFFAPENPGIRLYGDDGTPITGEISSKIKLWDNGTRVNGKPGMALVHPGTAEAAKRNIKEVNGMDDYGHAFLPASQLMKVSLNYDGSSMFTVTIKNQSGGTANETPFSPGNWAISYVAGNDLLLPEPIYSKDKATTEALTRIAEAGDNGPMSAMLTGLTGIFTPLSPILVIVYNGSENPFFKSGENDRGEGLKELAQKGNADMLAKALTGKGGVKNVYVLKEPNSTVLLPKIGGNPGGKVSQSLSLMPGDRIAIATMYGFSNDWFFAPKGNGIDGSTTGDVSSSIGLYDNGTAIDQFPGAGITQFNLAGTPLAESKAIALVPNPNQFTTLPAIGSMIKVTLQ from the coding sequence ATGATCAAACCACTGCTTGGGCTATCGCTGACAGCCCTTATTTTCAGTTCTTGTACGAAGGACCACGATCCTCAACCACAGCCGAGGACTATTTCAATCGAGAATGTCCTTGACAGCAGACCGTTGGTACAGTCGGGAACATTCAAGGGGGCCGGCGCTCCCCCTGTAATCCTGCCCGGGCAATCCATATCTTTCTCATTTTCGGCATCCAAAAACCAGCGCCTGACCTTCGCCACCATGTACGGGTGGAGCAATGACCTGTTTTTTGCACCAGAAAATCCGGGTATAAGGCTCTATGGTGACGACGGAACGCCCATTACAGGAGAAATTTCGTCGAAGATCAAACTATGGGATAACGGGACAAGGGTGAACGGCAAACCAGGAATGGCCCTCGTGCACCCTGGCACGGCAGAAGCTGCGAAACGAAACATCAAGGAAGTGAATGGCATGGACGACTATGGCCATGCATTTCTGCCCGCATCGCAATTGATGAAGGTGTCGCTAAATTATGACGGCAGTTCAATGTTCACTGTCACGATCAAAAACCAGTCAGGCGGTACGGCTAACGAAACACCATTCAGTCCAGGCAACTGGGCGATTTCCTATGTGGCGGGCAACGACCTGCTTTTGCCCGAACCGATCTATTCCAAAGATAAGGCTACAACGGAAGCATTGACACGCATTGCCGAAGCAGGCGACAATGGACCAATGAGTGCAATGCTGACCGGTCTGACAGGCATATTCACTCCGCTGTCGCCAATCCTTGTGATTGTTTACAACGGTAGTGAAAACCCTTTTTTCAAGTCCGGGGAAAACGACAGGGGCGAAGGATTGAAGGAATTGGCACAAAAAGGCAATGCCGACATGTTGGCTAAGGCCTTGACGGGTAAGGGTGGCGTTAAAAATGTTTACGTTCTCAAAGAACCTAACAGCACTGTGTTGTTGCCTAAAATCGGCGGAAATCCCGGCGGCAAAGTTTCCCAGTCACTGTCACTTATGCCCGGCGACCGCATCGCGATTGCAACCATGTACGGATTTTCGAACGACTGGTTTTTTGCCCCGAAAGGCAATGGTATTGACGGAAGCACCACGGGAGATGTTTCCAGCTCCATCGGATTATATGATAATGGTACGGCCATTGACCAATTTCCCGGTGCAGGTATTACCCAGTTTAATCTGGCTGGAACGCCGTTGGCAGAGAGTAAAGCCATTGCTCTGGTCCCCAACCCTAACCAATTCACCACGCTGCCAGCGATCGGCAGCATGATCAAAGTTACGCTGCAATAA
- a CDS encoding YHS domain-containing (seleno)protein: MKKQISIFLLLALGLGQAFAQTVEIRKKQFNLEGSGLAIQGYDPVAYFTMNKALEGKKEFSTNFNGTVYRFMSKQNRDEFAGNPARYEPQYGGWCAFAMGKKGEKVEVDPETFKVIDGKLYLFYNKYFNNTLKSWNQDEARLKAQANKNWSKFVP, translated from the coding sequence ATGAAAAAGCAAATCAGCATTTTTTTATTGCTCGCGCTCGGTCTTGGACAAGCCTTTGCGCAAACGGTCGAGATTCGTAAAAAGCAATTTAACCTGGAAGGTTCCGGGCTGGCGATTCAAGGCTATGATCCGGTTGCATATTTTACGATGAACAAGGCACTTGAAGGTAAAAAGGAGTTTTCGACCAACTTCAACGGAACTGTCTATCGGTTTATGTCCAAACAGAACCGGGATGAATTTGCGGGTAACCCTGCCCGCTACGAACCTCAGTATGGCGGCTGGTGTGCATTTGCAATGGGCAAGAAAGGGGAAAAGGTGGAAGTTGATCCCGAAACTTTCAAAGTCATTGACGGTAAGCTTTATCTTTTTTACAATAAGTATTTCAACAACACCCTTAAAAGCTGGAATCAGGACGAAGCCCGTCTAAAAGCGCAGGCGAATAAGAACTGGAGCAAATTTGTACCTTAA
- a CDS encoding YHS domain-containing (seleno)protein — MRKIILATTFILTALGSYAQKSEIFAPGGKAIKGYDVVAFFKDAGPVAGADSLSYQYKDAQWLFANRANLDAFKANPDMYMPQYGGYCAYGTSQGHKAPTETDTWTIVNDKLYFNYNQKVKENWSKKWDELIRKADTEWPLIKDKQ, encoded by the coding sequence ATGAGAAAAATTATTTTAGCAACGACTTTCATACTAACTGCATTGGGCAGTTATGCTCAAAAATCAGAGATATTCGCACCCGGTGGCAAAGCCATTAAAGGATATGACGTAGTGGCATTCTTCAAAGATGCCGGACCTGTTGCCGGGGCCGATAGCTTATCCTACCAATACAAAGATGCCCAGTGGCTATTTGCCAACCGCGCCAACCTGGATGCATTCAAAGCAAATCCCGACATGTATATGCCCCAATACGGCGGCTATTGTGCCTACGGAACATCCCAAGGTCACAAAGCTCCTACTGAAACGGATACCTGGACCATCGTCAACGATAAATTATACTTCAATTACAACCAGAAAGTGAAGGAAAACTGGTCGAAAAAGTGGGATGAGCTCATTAGGAAAGCCGATACAGAGTGGCCACTGATCAAAGACAAGCAATAA
- a CDS encoding DoxX family protein has product MRRKTQKTWTWLLRLASAGIMLQTVFFKFTAAPESVYIFSSLGMEPWGRILVGVFELVASVLILVPRTTAYGALVGIGVMTGAIFMHLTRLGIEVQGDSGQLFIYAVLVMGSCLILAYWQRSSLSGIRMREH; this is encoded by the coding sequence ATGAGGCGTAAAACTCAAAAGACCTGGACATGGCTGCTCAGATTGGCCTCCGCCGGGATCATGCTTCAAACCGTGTTCTTCAAATTTACCGCAGCCCCGGAATCCGTTTACATCTTTTCCAGTCTGGGGATGGAGCCATGGGGCCGTATACTGGTCGGCGTTTTTGAACTGGTCGCTTCGGTATTGATTCTGGTGCCACGCACCACAGCTTACGGAGCCTTGGTGGGGATCGGCGTAATGACCGGCGCGATATTTATGCACCTTACACGTCTGGGTATTGAAGTGCAAGGCGATTCGGGGCAGCTGTTTATTTACGCGGTGCTGGTGATGGGAAGCTGTTTGATTCTGGCCTATTGGCAACGTAGCAGTTTGTCAGGCATTAGAATGCGTGAACATTAA
- a CDS encoding NRDE family protein — protein sequence MCTVTYIPAENSIFLTSNRDERIDRAPAVPPECYCVNKIEMIYPKDAQAGGTWIVLNGDRSAAVLLNGGFKNHSYQTPYRKSRGLIMLDIMGTNSPADHFQAMDLKAIEPFTIILLTQGRLRRCTWDGDHKHLTELDATKPHIWASVTLYDRDMQLQRENALIQWLKETRPVKPEAVADFHLGANMRYETSNAPHNANIRTVSVTLLALSTDRRASVLYHDLHSGEVAAKRMQTQAPGTPLLFNSFYWKTRRFWIRLRHWEYWPFACLYLPLVPLWLWLSLRARSLLFFSAANPGIAYSGFIQERKSDIYPLLPEGLYPKGVLCKTGMSAGEINSVLRESSLDFPLIAKPDIGERGIQVELLRKPADLDTYRSRTKVDFLLQEYIDYSHEIGIFYYRIPGNKNGQLSGIVGKEFLSVTGDGQTSLLSLLMQNDRAVLQLHALAAVFGDQFDNIPDSGEILTLVPYGNHIRGSRFIDLHSRITPGLTDMIDKVCTQVPGFYFGRLDIRFKNWEELEAGRHFSIIELNGTGSEPTHIYDPAHSLFFAWKEIYRHWKIVFKISMINAHNGKQPLMSLKEGLEMKRAHDKHLNLMQAQH from the coding sequence ATGTGTACAGTAACCTACATCCCGGCTGAAAACAGCATTTTCCTCACCTCTAACCGGGACGAACGCATTGACCGGGCTCCGGCAGTGCCGCCCGAGTGCTATTGCGTAAATAAAATTGAAATGATCTACCCCAAAGATGCGCAGGCAGGCGGGACATGGATCGTTCTGAACGGTGACCGTTCGGCAGCAGTGCTCTTAAACGGCGGTTTTAAAAATCATTCTTACCAGACGCCGTACCGCAAAAGCCGGGGACTCATCATGCTGGATATAATGGGTACAAATTCGCCTGCCGACCATTTCCAGGCTATGGACCTTAAAGCCATTGAGCCATTCACCATCATTCTTTTAACCCAAGGAAGACTTCGGCGTTGCACGTGGGACGGGGACCATAAACATCTCACTGAGCTCGACGCGACCAAACCACATATCTGGGCGTCAGTAACATTATATGACCGCGATATGCAATTACAACGTGAAAACGCCCTAATACAGTGGCTCAAAGAGACCAGGCCGGTAAAACCGGAAGCTGTGGCGGACTTTCACCTAGGCGCCAACATGAGGTATGAGACCAGCAATGCGCCTCATAATGCAAATATCCGGACGGTGAGTGTCACCTTGTTAGCGCTTTCGACTGACAGGCGGGCTAGCGTGCTTTATCATGATCTGCACTCGGGCGAAGTCGCTGCCAAACGCATGCAAACACAGGCTCCTGGCACGCCATTATTGTTTAACAGTTTTTATTGGAAAACCCGGAGATTTTGGATCCGTCTCAGACATTGGGAATACTGGCCATTCGCATGCTTGTATCTTCCCCTGGTCCCGCTGTGGTTATGGCTCAGCTTGCGGGCCCGGTCATTGTTGTTTTTCAGTGCGGCAAATCCCGGGATAGCATACTCCGGTTTTATCCAGGAACGCAAAAGCGATATTTACCCATTATTGCCGGAAGGGTTATATCCAAAAGGCGTACTTTGCAAAACCGGAATGTCGGCTGGGGAGATCAATTCGGTGCTCCGCGAGTCCTCTCTTGATTTCCCTTTGATTGCCAAACCCGATATCGGCGAGCGCGGCATTCAAGTTGAACTTTTACGTAAGCCGGCTGACTTGGACACCTATCGATCTCGCACCAAGGTCGACTTTCTATTACAGGAGTATATCGACTATTCCCATGAGATCGGCATTTTTTATTACCGTATTCCAGGAAATAAAAACGGGCAACTATCAGGTATTGTCGGGAAAGAGTTTTTAAGCGTGACCGGAGATGGACAGACCAGTCTGCTGTCTCTACTGATGCAAAATGACCGAGCTGTTTTGCAGCTGCACGCATTGGCCGCTGTCTTTGGCGATCAATTTGATAACATTCCTGACTCAGGGGAGATACTTACCCTGGTACCGTACGGCAATCATATCCGTGGATCCAGGTTCATTGACCTGCATAGCCGCATAACACCTGGCCTAACAGATATGATCGATAAGGTATGCACACAGGTGCCCGGCTTTTATTTCGGCAGACTGGATATCCGCTTTAAAAATTGGGAAGAACTCGAAGCCGGAAGACATTTTTCGATCATCGAATTGAATGGTACAGGCAGCGAACCCACACACATTTACGACCCCGCCCACTCGTTGTTTTTCGCATGGAAGGAGATTTACCGACATTGGAAAATCGTTTTCAAGATCAGCATGATCAATGCTCATAATGGCAAACAGCCTTTGATGAGCCTGAAAGAAGGTTTGGAAATGAAAAGGGCGCACGACAAGCATTTAAATCTAATGCAAGCCCAACATTAA
- a CDS encoding DUF3455 domain-containing protein — protein sequence MFKIFHSFTAQVRMAVFAAVFLTACTDHVDPDTSSPAFKISQALALPIPAAVALPANPSGNSPVAVYFAEGVQKYKAQERQNSYPTAYEWVFIEPEADLFAVSNAKVGRHFGGPSWTVDATNSLIVGQQFSPAKTASVDPQHIDWLLLMPKTGTIPNGRFEDTDYIQRIATKGGRAPAVPPGNALETVDVPYTAVYIFSKINP from the coding sequence ATGTTCAAAATATTTCATTCGTTCACAGCTCAGGTGAGAATGGCTGTATTCGCCGCAGTCTTTCTGACCGCATGTACCGACCATGTTGATCCGGACACGTCATCGCCAGCTTTTAAAATTTCCCAGGCTCTGGCATTGCCTATCCCTGCGGCGGTAGCATTGCCCGCTAATCCTAGTGGAAACAGTCCAGTGGCAGTTTATTTTGCAGAAGGCGTGCAAAAATACAAGGCTCAGGAACGACAGAATAGCTATCCGACAGCATATGAATGGGTATTTATTGAGCCAGAAGCTGATTTATTCGCTGTTTCAAATGCGAAAGTGGGACGGCATTTTGGCGGGCCATCCTGGACGGTTGATGCGACGAATTCGTTGATCGTAGGCCAGCAGTTTTCTCCGGCGAAAACTGCTAGCGTAGATCCGCAGCACATCGATTGGCTGCTCTTAATGCCAAAGACAGGAACAATACCCAATGGCAGATTTGAAGATACCGATTATATTCAGCGCATTGCAACGAAAGGAGGGAGGGCACCTGCTGTCCCGCCAGGCAATGCGCTGGAAACCGTCGACGTTCCTTACACGGCTGTGTATATATTCTCAAAAATCAATCCCTGA
- a CDS encoding M57 family metalloprotease, giving the protein MKKNVLLVIFATLCMYACHQDAVPVETVVPKEIRDSISIEVLKGFLTEAMGTSEKAVVYNSRDTTFVIEGDILISKTEAEKQYKDNVNLASAHRRRRWLVSDTWVRNIKIYMRPGTPPEWVAVTRTALAQWNLLKGVKVKFSEVSELRWADMEIVARIDATSDKIAVAQFPYLEGKPGSSIIINLKYSYIPTEQKLTTMAHELGHTLGIAHTDLHQDGIIEKPIPGTPNSDLHSVMNSVVSNWTGFTFGDKKAVQAMYPNGEWIQMAGSATDIAVGPLGSVFAIGKDPIGADFGIYQLGSFNQWFKLPGSARKITAGAGDVPWIINSVGGIYRYNYNTRLWDRMPGSAKDIAAAGDGSVYMIGGAAATGGNCIYKWNGSNWTQLPGGAVRIAAGAQGMPWIVDNTGKIFFLGGSGAHWSEVPGLATDIFAGPEGSVYITGRTPVYGGYTLSRWNGVDWSLMPGTAVTLAVNHLGTPWAVNSLGEIWYQNL; this is encoded by the coding sequence ATGAAAAAAAATGTCCTGCTAGTAATCTTCGCTACCCTATGTATGTATGCCTGTCACCAGGACGCTGTTCCAGTTGAAACAGTCGTTCCCAAGGAAATCCGTGATTCGATATCCATTGAAGTGTTAAAAGGTTTTCTTACCGAGGCGATGGGTACATCGGAAAAAGCAGTCGTTTATAATTCAAGGGATACCACGTTTGTCATTGAAGGTGATATTTTAATATCTAAAACGGAGGCTGAGAAGCAATACAAGGATAACGTAAATCTGGCCAGCGCACATCGTCGCAGACGTTGGCTCGTGTCCGATACCTGGGTGCGGAATATCAAAATTTATATGCGTCCAGGTACTCCACCAGAATGGGTTGCGGTCACAAGAACTGCTTTAGCGCAATGGAATCTCCTGAAAGGTGTCAAAGTCAAATTTTCGGAGGTGAGTGAGCTCCGTTGGGCGGACATGGAAATCGTGGCCAGAATTGATGCTACAAGTGATAAAATAGCCGTCGCTCAGTTTCCTTACCTTGAAGGAAAGCCTGGTTCAAGCATTATCATCAATTTGAAGTATAGCTACATTCCCACGGAACAAAAATTGACTACGATGGCCCACGAGCTGGGACATACGCTGGGTATTGCGCATACTGACCTGCATCAGGACGGCATCATTGAGAAGCCAATTCCCGGTACACCAAATTCTGACCTTCATTCAGTCATGAACTCCGTAGTAAGCAACTGGACGGGTTTCACTTTTGGGGACAAGAAGGCTGTCCAGGCAATGTATCCCAATGGAGAATGGATCCAGATGGCCGGCTCTGCCACTGATATTGCGGTAGGGCCGCTGGGGTCGGTGTTTGCCATTGGTAAAGATCCCATAGGCGCTGATTTTGGTATCTATCAACTCGGCTCATTCAATCAATGGTTCAAGTTGCCCGGATCGGCGAGAAAGATTACGGCGGGGGCAGGCGATGTACCCTGGATTATTAACTCTGTAGGTGGAATTTACCGTTATAATTACAATACACGTTTATGGGATCGAATGCCGGGGTCTGCCAAAGACATTGCGGCGGCGGGCGATGGTTCGGTGTATATGATCGGCGGGGCCGCAGCTACGGGAGGTAATTGCATATACAAGTGGAATGGTAGCAACTGGACCCAATTGCCCGGCGGAGCAGTGCGTATTGCAGCAGGAGCGCAGGGTATGCCATGGATAGTCGACAATACGGGTAAAATTTTCTTCCTGGGCGGTAGCGGCGCACACTGGTCAGAGGTTCCTGGCTTAGCTACTGATATTTTCGCCGGGCCCGAAGGCTCAGTTTACATTACGGGCCGCACCCCTGTTTACGGAGGTTATACCTTATCTCGGTGGAACGGGGTGGATTGGAGCCTCATGCCGGGAACTGCGGTTACCCTGGCTGTTAACCACCTCGGAACACCATGGGCAGTGAATAGCTTGGGCGAAATCTGGTACCAGAATTTATAG
- a CDS encoding NHL repeat-containing protein, giving the protein MALLIAGSCSSIVENVEPPPADEVLRPYTVSTLAGSGIYGFADGDGKDAAFSDAYGLTTDAAGNVYVADGNNNRIRKITPHGIVTTVAGDSIFGSNDGSVSEALFSYPHGLVVDGNGNVFVADSGNSLIRKISRDGVVSTIAGNGVIGFKNGVGKAAQFNFPADLVLDPQGNLYVSDGANHCIRKVTQDGTVSTFATGFGFPEGIEIDKVGNLYVADTGGFVIRKVTPEGAVSVLAGSTSEIGYIDGKGGEVRFHNPEGIAIDKDGNLYIGDLNSAIRKVTPEGIVSTIAGNGTVGFADGAADEAKFNQPSGIAMDAAGNIFVADVRNSRIRKIHR; this is encoded by the coding sequence ATGGCTTTATTAATTGCAGGATCATGCAGTAGTATTGTTGAAAATGTGGAACCGCCACCCGCTGACGAGGTTTTAAGGCCATACACAGTGAGCACCCTCGCTGGTAGCGGAATCTATGGCTTTGCTGACGGAGACGGGAAGGATGCTGCTTTTTCAGATGCCTATGGTTTAACCACAGACGCCGCCGGGAATGTTTACGTGGCCGATGGAAATAACAATCGGATCAGGAAGATCACACCTCATGGCATTGTCACAACTGTTGCAGGGGACAGCATTTTCGGAAGTAATGACGGGTCAGTTTCCGAAGCGTTATTCAGCTATCCGCATGGATTAGTGGTTGATGGCAACGGAAATGTTTTTGTGGCGGACTCTGGTAATAGTTTGATCCGTAAAATCAGTCGTGACGGAGTCGTCAGTACCATTGCAGGCAACGGTGTTATCGGATTTAAAAACGGTGTAGGCAAGGCAGCACAGTTTAATTTTCCGGCTGACTTAGTGCTCGATCCGCAAGGAAATTTGTATGTGAGCGACGGCGCCAACCATTGCATTCGAAAAGTAACCCAGGATGGGACCGTCAGCACATTTGCTACTGGTTTTGGATTCCCGGAAGGTATTGAAATAGATAAAGTAGGAAACCTGTATGTGGCTGACACTGGCGGGTTTGTGATACGGAAAGTTACTCCTGAGGGAGCAGTCAGTGTGCTTGCTGGCAGCACGTCGGAAATCGGATATATCGATGGAAAGGGTGGCGAAGTGCGGTTTCATAACCCGGAAGGAATTGCCATAGACAAAGACGGAAATTTATATATAGGGGATTTGAATTCCGCCATTCGAAAAGTTACCCCGGAAGGTATAGTGAGCACCATCGCAGGTAATGGCACGGTCGGCTTTGCAGATGGCGCTGCCGACGAGGCCAAATTCAATCAGCCCAGCGGAATTGCCATGGATGCTGCCGGGAATATTTTCGTAGCAGACGTCAGAAACTCACGCATCCGAAAAATTCATCGATAA